CTGTTCTTCGTCCCCTTCGTGAACCTGCTGTTCTTCACGCTGCTGTGCGTCGCGCCATCGCGATCGGTTGATCTTCACGGCCCGTTTCGTCACCCGTGGCTCTCGGCCATCATCCCCCGCAACGTGTGGGGCAGCGGCGCGGTCGCCGTCTGCCTGGTCACCGTGCCGTCACTTCTGGTCGTGGCCGCAGGTACAAACGTGCTAAAGCTCTACGGCTGGCTCACCATCCGGCGGCTGCGCGACGCGGCGCTCGACGGCGCGTGGGCGTTTCTGTTCTTCGTCCCCTTCGTGAACCTGCTGTTCTTCACGCTGCTGGGCGCCTTGCTGCTGATCGCTGCAGTGGAAGGCGCCGTCTGCGTTCTCATGGCGGCTCCCCTGGGATACGGCCTGGGGCTCGTCGGCTCGATCTTCGGCTACGCCGTGGCGTCGGCTCGGTGGCGTGGCGTCGACAAGTCGCTCGCAGCCGCCGCCCATGCAGGAGTGGTCGCCCTATGCCAGCATCGAACCGGCCTACCTGTACGACTACCTCACCTCAGAGCGCGGACAGTTCGATCTCACCCCGCTGCCCAACGGCGGAACCCATCTGCAGGGCACCACGTGGTATCGCCATCGGCTCTGGCCCCTCCCCTACCGGATGCCCATCTCCGATCAGGTTCTGCACGCCATCCACCGTCGGGTGCTCGAGCACGTGAAGCGTGAGGCGGAGCAGCAGCATCGGCCCGAGGGCCACCCGTAGCTCCTCGGCGATACCTCCGGCAGGCCCTCTCGACACGCGTGACTAATTGCTCAGCAACAGGGCGGTCTTGACTGCTCGATCACATCCGCTCGGAGGCTTGCCATGAACCGCACCCCCCTCATCCGCACCCTCGCCGCTGTCGCGCTCATCTGCGCCACCCTCGGCACGGCTCTGGCCGTCACCCGCGTACCTCCCGACCCTCGCGGCGTCAAGGTGGTGAACGCACTCGTCGAGGCGCTCAAGATTCAAGACCCCGTCGCGCGCGAAAGAGCCGTCGTTATGCTCGTGCACGCCAACCTGCTCACCCGCGACCGCCAGCATCTCGCACCCAACATCGAGCAGTTCTCATACAAGAAGGCCGTGGGCGCCATCGGCCTCTACCCCGTTCCCGTGACCATCACCGAGGTGCACCAGGGAAATGACGTGACCATCGGCTTCCAGGAGACCGCCCAGCGCGGGCGCATCGACAAGTACTTCGTGGCCAAGAGCCAGGGACGTCCGGCGCCCGTGGGGGTCTTCTTCCCGGCCGACGGCAGCGAGCCGAAGATCGAGAACTTCGGCAGCCTCTGACCCGAGTCACGCGATGCGAACGCCATCTGCCATGCGTCGACCACGGCCGATGGGGGCCCTGGTGGCCACCCTGGTGGCAGCGATGCTGCTGCTGTTGCCTGCAGCACCGGCGGCGGCGGGGCCTGAGCGTGTCCATGAAGTGGTGGCGGTCACCCAGCGCCTCTTCTACTACGACATCCCTCCCACGGCGTATCTGAAGGCGCGGCGGGCCGCGGCCGACGCCGCGGGAGAGATGTCGGCCGGCGCGGTGGTGTCCGATTTCGGCGCGCGCGAGCTCGAGGCCGCCGTGGCCGCCATCGTTGCGCGTCATCCGGAACAAGCCGAAGCCATCGTCACCGCCTCGATACGTGGCTTTGTCGAGGGTTTGAACGACCCGTACACCACGTGGCTGAGCGCGCAAGACAAAGCCATGCTCGAGGCCCAGCAGTCGGGCAAGGCGTTCACCGGAATCGGTATCGAGGTCGCGCCCGACCCGCGGGGGCTGCGCGTTGTGGCCTCACTTGAAGGATCGCCCGCACGCGGGGCGGGCCTGCGCCCGGGTGATCGCATCGCTGCCGTGAACGGCACCTCTCTCGTGGGAATGGGGCTCTATCGCGCGTCAGATCTGCTGCTCGGGCCGCTGGGCAGTGCCGTCTCCCTCTCTGTCGAGCGCGATGGCGCGCAACGGTCGATTCGCCTCGAGCGCGCTAGCCTCGTCATCCCTCCCGTGCGGGCGGGCATCGTCGAACGCGGCGGGTTACCCGTCGGCTATGTGCGCATCGCCATCTTCGGCCCGCAGACCGGCGAGCAGACCAAGGCCGCGCTGCAGCGCCTGGCGGCACAGAACCCCCGAGGCTGGATCATCGACCTGCGCGACAACCCCGGCGGTACCCTCTCGGCGGCCCTCGACATCGCTGGGCTGTTCGCACCAGGCCAGGTTCTGCTACGCGTGTCGAAGCGTGGCGGAGCCGAGGAGGCTCGCCAGGCGCCCGGCGTTGCGGCGCGCGTGACGAAACCGGTGGTGGTGCTCATCAACGGAGGAACCGCCAGCAGCAGCGAGGTGCTTGCGGGCGCGTTGCGCGACCTCGGCATCGCGACCCTTCTGGGCGGGCAATCGTTTGGAAAGGGCGTGATACAGTCGATGGTTCCCCTGCACGGAGGGGGCGCGCTACGGCTCACCACCGCGCGCTACCGCACCCCCGCAGGTCACGACATCCATGGCCAGGGGCTTGCGCCGGACGTTGAAGCAAAAAGCGAGGGCGACGCCCTCGTGGGGCGCGCCCTCGCCTTGATCAAAGACCGTCTTCGCTGATCAGGCCTCGGTGGCAACGGGGTTGCGCACGATGCGCCGGTCGCCCGTGGCCGACAGCTCGATGTAGCCCGCCCACGGGCGTCCGTCCGGTCGGGTCGACCGGGTGATGCCAGCGCCGCGGATATCGCCCTGCTCGATGAGCGTGGCGATCTGATCCTTGGCCAGCGCAACGGCCTCGGCGTCGACGGGCTCGTAGCTCTTGTGGAACAGCGTGCCATCGGCGTCGAAGGCCACGGTGAGCG
The Pseudomonadota bacterium genome window above contains:
- a CDS encoding S41 family peptidase; the protein is MRTPSAMRRPRPMGALVATLVAAMLLLLPAAPAAAGPERVHEVVAVTQRLFYYDIPPTAYLKARRAAADAAGEMSAGAVVSDFGARELEAAVAAIVARHPEQAEAIVTASIRGFVEGLNDPYTTWLSAQDKAMLEAQQSGKAFTGIGIEVAPDPRGLRVVASLEGSPARGAGLRPGDRIAAVNGTSLVGMGLYRASDLLLGPLGSAVSLSVERDGAQRSIRLERASLVIPPVRAGIVERGGLPVGYVRIAIFGPQTGEQTKAALQRLAAQNPRGWIIDLRDNPGGTLSAALDIAGLFAPGQVLLRVSKRGGAEEARQAPGVAARVTKPVVVLINGGTASSSEVLAGALRDLGIATLLGGQSFGKGVIQSMVPLHGGGALRLTTARYRTPAGHDIHGQGLAPDVEAKSEGDALVGRALALIKDRLR